The following are encoded together in the Vigna angularis cultivar LongXiaoDou No.4 chromosome 9, ASM1680809v1, whole genome shotgun sequence genome:
- the LOC108347030 gene encoding mitochondrial intermembrane space import and assembly protein 40 homolog, with protein sequence MGQIESAEAAAETQTTIITTDTSKPTSLESALAEAAEYGSQHTESIEAMAQKALECPCIADLRTGSCGSQFSEAFLCFLKSTSEEKGSDCVHPFIALQSCIKANPDAFSKDILGEEESNELGPVLEYEILPPRWAKESERPKSNL encoded by the exons ATGGGTCAAATTGAAAGCGCAGAAGCTGCGGCGGAGACTCAAACCACCATCATCACCACCGACACCTCCAAACCAACTTCCTTGGAATCCGCGCTCGCAG AAGCTGCAGAATATGGAAGTCAACATACTGAG TCCATCGAGGCAATGGCTCAGAAAGCTCTCGAATGCCCCTGCATTGCTGATTTGCGAACTGGTTCCTGTGGCTCTCAGTTCTCAGAGGCATTTCTGTGTTTTCTCAAGAGTACCTCTGAAGAAAAG GGCTCAGACTGCGTACACCCGTTCATTGCTCTGCAGAGCTGCATCAAGGCCAATCCAGATGCATTCTCTAAGGACATTTTAGGCGAAGAAGAAAGCAATGAGTTGGGGCCAGTCCTAGAATATGAAATACTTCCTCCCAGATGGGCTAAGGAATCTGAAAGACCAAAATCCAATCTTTAA
- the LOC108347302 gene encoding protein NODULATION SIGNALING PATHWAY 1, which translates to MIMEPNPTSDHSLDWFEGSVSFFPLPPFLDDPYNCSDIQLWDQDISSHYQTDANTSSPNATNIATTTTPPEPCASNNLPLSDLPKKRSATDDSSLGQPQNHKHKKIKSKPLNNEADSGDAEGTTTVRKPGGNKKGAAKGVANNCNNKEGRWAEQLLNPCAAAITGGNLTRVQHLLYVLHELASPTGDANHRLAAHGLKALTHHLSSSLVSTSTGYMTFASTEPRFFQKTLLKFYEVSPWFSFPNNIANASILQVLGEDNDNSRTLHILDIGASHGMQWPTFLEALSRRPGGPPPLVRLTVVTASSTEIDTPFSIGPPGDNFSSRLLGFAQLMNVNLQIKRLDNCPLQTLSAQSVDTSPDEIFVVCAQFRLHQLSHNSTDEKSEFLKVLRNMEPKGVILSDNNMECCCSGCGDFAMGFSRRVEYLWKFLDSTSSAFKGRDSDERRVMEGEAAKALTNQREMNEGKEKWCERMKEAGFVGEVLGEDAIDGGRALLRKYDTNWEMKVEDDNRSVGLWWKGQPVSFCTLWKLDGNDQSSTFTS; encoded by the coding sequence ATGATCATGGAACCAAATCCAACATCAGATCATAGTTTGGACTGGTTTGAAGGTTCtgtttctttctttccacttcctccattctTAGACGATCCATATAACTGTAGTGACATTCAACTGTGGGATCAAGACATAAGCAGCCATTATCAAACTGATGCTAATACCAGTTCCCCTAATGCCACCAACATTGCAACTACCACAACACCCCCTGAGCCTTGTGCTTCTAACAACCTTCCACTCTCTGATTTGCCCAAGAAAAGAAGTGCCACTGATGATTCAAGTCTCGGACAACCACAGAACCACAAGCACAAGAAAATCAAGAGTAAACCATTGAATAATGAAGCAGATAGTGGAGACGCAGAAGGGACAACCACAGTTAGAAAACCTGGTGGGAACAAGAAAGGTGCTGCTAAGGGTGTGGCAAATAACTGCAACAACAAGGAAGGAAGGTGGGCTGAACAGTTGCTCAACCCTTGTGCTGCAGCCATAACTGGTGGAAATCTGACCCGTGTGCAACACCTCTTGTATGTTCTCCATGAGTTAGCTTCACCTACGGGTGATGCTAACCACAGGCTTGCAGCACATGGTCTTAAAGCACTGACACACCACTTATCGTCTTCTCTAGTATCTACCTCTACAGGGTACATGACTTTTGCATCTACTGAGCCACGGTTCTTTCAAAAGACACTACTCAAGTTCTATGAGGTTAGCCCTTGGTTTTCTTTTCCAAACAACATAGCAAATGCTTCCATCCTTCAAGTTCTTGGGGAAGACAATGACAATTCGCGCACCCTTCACATCCTTGACATTGGAGCCTCTCATGGCATGCAATGGCCAACATTTCTAGAGGCCTTGAGTCGCAGACCTGGTGGACCTCCTCCACTGGTTCGCCTCACTGTTGTCACGGCTTCTTCCACTGAAATTGACACCCCATTTTCTATTGGTCCTCCCGGTGATAACTTCTCATCTAGATTACTTGGTTTTGCTCAGTTAATGAACGTGAATTTGCAGATTAAAAGGCTAGATAATTGTCCATTACAGACACTGAGTGCTCAAAGTGTTGACACCTCCCCGGATGAAATCTTTGTTGTTTGTGCGCAGTTTAGGCTGCATCAGTTAAGTCACAATAGCACTGATGAAAAGAGTGAGTTTCTGAAAGTGCTGAGGAACATGGAGCCCAAAGGGGTGATACTAAGTGATAACAACATGGAATGTTGTTGCAGTGGTTGTGGGGATTTTGCCATGGGGTTCTCTCGAAGGGTGGAGTACTTGTGGAAGTTTTTGGACTCGACAAGCTCAGCGTTTAAGGGTCGTGACAGTGATGAAAGGAGAGTGATGGAAGGTGAGGCAGCAAAGGCATTGACAAACCAGCGAGAGATGAATGAAGGGAAGGAAAAATGGTGTGAGAGAATGAAAGAAGCCGGGTTTGTGGGGGAAGTACTTGGTGAGGATGCAATAGATGGAGGTAGAGCTTTGCTGAGAAAGTATGATACTAATTGGGAGATGAAAGTTGAAGATGACAATAGAAGTGTAGGACTATGGTGGAAGGGGCAACCTGTTTCTTTCTGCACCTTGTGGAAGCTGGATGGGAATGATCAGAGCTCAACATTCACATCATGA
- the LOC108347589 gene encoding E3 ubiquitin-protein ligase SPL2: MSHQEQALVSLLSQIALSFDGAVLGFALAYAAIRTLFKFSATSAALRKLRRAPSLSVSDLRSLLADTPSDADSTSDGGTIVIVRGTVNAKSAVDGSWKTLRPGVLVSRESGDKGVILQRTQTCIYNEWKGLFGWTSDLRALFARSWRQQESTSLRKVPFVLIDVGRQPSTPEYVVVNMDGSRHPLPLTTVYHKLQPINASPYTFLQALFGHEYPVGLLDEEKILPLGKDITAVGLGSLNNGVAEIKSCKDLPYFLSDLSKDQMIVDLSIKTKILFWGGITLGSMSIGILGYAVVRNWNKWKQWKLQRQLQQQRQAVNNVEPQVDDEIEDVPDGQLCVICLMRRRRSAFIPCGHLVCCQGCAISVEREVAPKCPVCRQEIRNSVRIFET, encoded by the exons ATGTCCCATCAGGAGCAAGCCTTAGTGTCCCTTCTCTCCCAAATCGCCCTTTCCTTCGACGGCGCCGTTTTGGGCTTCGCCTTGGCCTACGCCGCTATTCGCACCCTCTTCAAATTCTCCGCCACCTCTGCCGCCCTCCGCAAGCTCCGCCGCGCACCTTCCTTATCTGTATCCGACCTCCGATCACTCCTCGCCGATACTCCCTCTGATGCTGACTCTACCTCTGACGGTGGTACAATCGTAATTGTTCGCGGCACCGTTAATGCCAAGTCTGCCGTTGACGGTTCCTGGAAAACTCTCAGACCGGGCGTCTTGGTCTCTCGAGAGTCCGGTGACAAAGGCGTCATCCTTCAAAGAACTCAAACG TGTATATACAATGAATGGAAAGGATTATTTGGATGGACTTCTGATCTTCGGGCCTTATTTGCAAGATCTTGGAGACAGCAAGAGTCTACATCTTTAAGGAAG GTGCCTTTTGTTCTGATTGATGTTGGACGGCAACCATCTACTCCTGAGTATGTTGTTGTCAACATGGATGGCTCAAGGCACCCGTTACCTCTGACAACGGTTTATCATAAATTGCAACCAATAAATGCTTCTCCTTATACTTTCTTGCAAGCGCTTTTTGGGCATGAATATCCG GTTGGACTGCtagatgaagagaaaatacTTCCATTGGGGAAGGATATCACTGCTGTTGGCCTTGGCAGTTTAAATAATGGAGTTGCTGAAATTAAGTCATGCAAAGATCTACCATATTTTCT ATCTGACTTGAGCAAAGATCAGATGATAGTGGATCTTTCCATCAAAACGAAAATTCTGTTTTGGGGTGGCATTACTCTCGGTTCAATGTCAATTGGGATCCTTGGCTATGCAGTTGTGAG GAACTGGAATAAGTGGAAACAGTGGAAGCTACAGAGGCAGCTCCAGCAACAAAGGCAAGCAGTGAATAATGTTGAACCTCAGGTGGATGATGAGATTGAAGATGTTCCAGATGGACAATTATGTGTCATATGTCTGATGAGGAGAAGGCGTTCTGCCTTCATCCCCTGTGGGCATCTTGTGTGTTGCCAAGGGTGTGCCATATCAGTTGAACGTGAAGTGGCACCTAAATGTCCTGTTTGTCGTCAGGAGATTCGAAATTCAGTGCGGATTTTTGAAACATGA
- the LOC108347311 gene encoding uncharacterized protein LOC108347311: MANTTTYASSSSSSSQRSLAMVLALVSAVVLSPLYGNSRSDRKYYESKWSSAGFVLPMFLAGLIIAIRTTSSSVSSSSSSTARASFLPSPEPSWVFRVGSSSWGLGGILVMLMLLLHCQTSVQEFFWR; encoded by the coding sequence ATGGCCAACACCACCACCTATGCTTCTTCttcgtcatcatcatcacaaAGATCATTGGCCATGGTGTTGGCTTTGGTCTCAGCAGTGGTGTTGTCTCCCTTGTATGGGAATTCAAGGAGTGACAGAAAGTACTATGAGTCAAAATGGAGCTCTGCTGGTTTTGTTCTGCCTATGTTTCTTGCTGGTCTCATAATTGCCATCAGAACAACCTCTTCTTCTGtgtcatcgtcatcatcatcaactgCAAGAGCTTCCTTTCTACCATCTCCTGAGCCTTCATGGGTGTTCAGAGTTGGAAGCTCTTCCTGGGGTTTGGGAGGGATTTTGGTCATGCTTATGCTTCTTCTTCACTGCCAGACCTCAGTTCAAGAATTCTTTTGGAGATAG
- the LOC108347523 gene encoding probable GTP diphosphokinase RSH2, chloroplastic — MAVSTIALYASPPSSVCSTPHPCQINAHASYDFELGSRSSSPAASTAPPSTSQKPVMGGLSCLFSSPAAAMKHAALSSNFTGEEDDLKELGSSFSYSPSKFGGSSWKRDQSPVSVFHGPVSCSGSSRSPISSTSVRSIRGGTSGLFHGFVRNALGSCLDYDLDAGDSSAALVDELTFNLEDNLVEGGFHFEPYARKLLLGAQLRHKIFCEEFVIKAFCEAEKAHRGQMRASGDPYLQHCLETAVLLALIGANSTVVAAGLLHDTLDDAFLTYDYICGAFGAGVADLVEGVSKLSHLSKLARENNTACKSVEADRLHTMFLAMADARAVLIKLADRLHNMMTLDALPVTKRQRFAKETLEIFAPLANRLGISSWKEQLENLCFKHLNPSQHEELSSKLVESYDDAMITCAIERLEQALKDEGISYNVISGRHKSLYSVYCKMLKKKLTIDDIHDIYGLRLIVDKEEDCYKALTTVHRLWSEVPGKLKDYICRPKFNGYQSLHTVVMGEGNVPLEVQIRTKDMHLQAEFGFAAHWRYKEDDCQHSSFVLQMVEWARWVVTWQCEAMSGDCSSVRYADSVKPPCKFPSHAADCPYSYRPDCGQNGPVFVIMIENDKMSVQEFSANSTILDLLERAGRASSRLTTYRFPLKEELRPRLNHKPVSDPKSKLKMGDVIELTPAIPDKYLTEYREEIQRMYDRGLTVSTMGTSSSSTMVGSRS; from the exons ATGGCGGTTTCAACTATAGCCTTGTACGCGAGTCCGCCGAGCAGCGTGTGTTCCACGCCTCACCCTTGCCAGATCAACGCTCACGCTTCCTACGACTTCGAATTGGGGTCGCGATCTTCGTCGCCGGCGGCTTCGACGGCTCCTCCGTCGACGTCGCAGAAGCCTGTGATGGGCGGACTTTCGTGCCTGTTCTCGTCTCCGGCGGCGGCGATGAAACACGCGGCGTTGTCGTCGAACTTTACCGGTGAGGAGGACGATTTGAAGGAGTTGGGCAGTTCCTTCTCGTATTCTCCAAGCAAGTTTGGTGGGTCTTCTTGGAAGAGGGATCAGAGTCCCGTGTCTGTTTTTCATGGTCCTGTTTCGTGTAGTGGTAGCAGCAGAAGCCCCATTAGTTCTACCTCTGTGAGAAGTATCAGGGGTGGGACTAGTGGGTTGTTTCATGGGTTCGTGAGGAATGCGTTGGGGTCTTGTTTGGATTATGACTTAGATGCGGGTGATTCATCTGCCGCGCTTGTGGATGAGTTGACCTTCAATTTAGAGGATAATTTGGTGGAAGGTGGGTTTCATTTTGAGCCCTATGCTAGAAAGTTGCTGCTGGGGGCGCAGTTGAGACACAAGATCTTCTGCGAGGAGTTTGTCATCAAGGCCTTTTGTGAAGCTGAGAAGGCACACAGAGGGCAG ATGCGGGCTAGTGGGGATCCTTACTTGCAGCATTGTTTGGAGACCGCCGTGTTGCTGGCTTTGATTGGTGCCAATTCCACCGTTGTGGCTGCGGGGCTCTTACATGACACGCTGGATGATGCTTTTCTGACTTACGATTATATATGTGGAGCATTTGGCGCTGGAGTTGCTGATTTAGTCGAAGGG GTATCTAAACTGAGCCACTTAAGCAAACTGGCTCGAGAAAATAATACAGCTTGCAAGTCAGTTGAAGCGGACCGCTTGCACACTATGTTCCTTGCCATGGCAGATGCAAGAGCTGTCCTCATTAAACTGGCAGATCGGTTGCATAATATGATGACACTAGATGCATTGCCTGTGACCAAGCGGCAGAGGTTTGCAAAGGAGACTTTGGAGATTTTTGCACCATTGGCCAATCGCTTAGGAATCTCTAGCTGGAAAGAACAATTGGAGAATTTGTGTTTTAAGCATCTCAACCCAAGCCAGCACGAGGAGCTTTCTTCAAAGCTTGTGGAGTCGTACGATGATGCAATGATTACTTGTGCGATAGAGAGATTAGAGCAAGCCCTTAAAGATGAAGGCATATCTTATAATGTCATTTCTGGGCGGCACAAGAGCTTGTATAGCGTTTACTGCAAAATGTTGAA GAAGAAACTTACCATTGATGATATCCATGACATTTATGGACTGCGCTTGATTGTTGACAAAGAAGAAGACTGTTATAAAGCCTTAACAACTGTCCATCGGTTATGGTCTGAGGTGCCTGGAAAGCTGAAAGATTACATATGTCGCCCCAAGTTCAATGG ATACCAATCTCTGCATACTGTGGTGATGGGTGAAGGCAACGTTCCCCTGGAAGTGCAAATTCGAACAAAAGATATGCACTTGCAAGCAGAATTTGGATTTGCAGCTCACTGGAGATACAAAGAAGATGATTGCCAGCATTCGTCATTTGTGCTTCAGATGGTGGAGTGGGCTCGGTGGGTTGTTACCTGGCAGTGCGAAGCAATGAGTGGAGACTGTTCATCTGTTAGATATGCTGATTCAGTGAAGCCTCCATGCAAGTTCCCTTCCCATGCTGCCGATTGCCCATATTCCTATAGGCCCGATTGTGGTCAGAACGGGCCCGTGTTCGTCATCATGATCGAGAATGACAAG ATGTCTGTTCAAGAATTCAGTGCAAACTCAACGATATTGGATTTGTTGGAGAGAGCTGGGCGTGCAAGCTCTAGGTTGACAACATATAGGTTCCCATTGAAGGAAGAGCTGAGGCCAAGGCTGAATCACAAGCCTGTGAGTGATCCGAAAAGCAAGTTGAAGATGGGAGATGTTATTGAACTTACACCAGCCATACCTGATAAGTATCTTACAGAATACAGGGAAGAAATCCAGCGTATGTATGATCGAGGGCTAACCGTATCAACCATGGGAACTTCTTCTTCAAGTACCATGGTTGGCTCAAGAAGTTGA